A single window of Aphidius gifuensis isolate YNYX2018 linkage group LG1, ASM1490517v1, whole genome shotgun sequence DNA harbors:
- the LOC122860677 gene encoding uncharacterized protein LOC122860677, with amino-acid sequence MEKTCLHYLLDTKTKKVYPVLLKLDAYIKVLTNKQYSKLIYKKAMERYHNNKTLPINLTIDIDVEQVGDGLEDSRHNPRLIINEMIQNNGQQAELIGHVENLPVDLPINIDMEQIGLEDSRHNPRLIINEMIQNNGQQAELIGHVENLPVDLPIDIDMEQIGLEDSRHNPRLIINEMIQNNGQQAELIGHVENLPVDLPINIDMEQIDLEDSRHNPGLIINEMIQNNGQQAELIGHVENLPVDLPIDIDMEQIGLEDNRHNPRLIINEMIQNNLQLLDNVVSAVNEDNVEDFYKKMYPILTRQCNEYLLRDADMRDGTNHLQLPRIPCLEQLLECKLEEDDLNEQVE; translated from the exons atggaaaaaactTGTCTTCATTATTTGTTAGAtacaaaaactaaaaaagttTATCCAGTTTTACTAAAACTTGATGCATACATTAAAGTTTTAacaa ATaaacaatattcaaaattaatttataaaaaagcaaTGGAACGTTATCACAACAACAAAacattaccaattaatttaacaatagatATTGATGTGGAACAAGTTGGTGATGGTCTTGAAGATAGCAGACACAATCcaagattaataattaatgaaatgatACAAAACAATGGACAACAAGCAGAATTGATTGGAcatgttgaaaatttaccaGTCGACTtaccaataaatattgatatggaGCAAATTGGTCTTGAAGATAGCAGACACAATCcaagattaataattaatgaaatgatACAAAACAATGGACAACAAGCAGAATTGATTGGAcatgttgaaaatttaccaGTCGACTTACCAATAGATATTGATATGGAGCAAATTGGTCTTGAAGATAGCAGACACAATCcaagattaataattaatgaaatgatACAAAACAATGGACAACAAGCAGAATTGATTGGAcatgttgaaaatttaccaGTCGACTtaccaataaatattgatatggaGCAAATTGATCTTGAAGATAGCAGACACAATCCaggattaataattaatgaaatgatACAAAACAATGGACAACAAGCAGAATTGATTGGAcatgttgaaaatttaccaGTCGACTTACCAATAGATATTGATATGGAGCAAATTGGTCTTGAAGATAACAGACACAATCcaagattaataattaatgaaatgatACAAAACAATTTACAACTTCTTGACAACGTTGTTTCAGCAGTAAATGAAGACAACGTTgaagatttttataaaaaaatgtatcccATTCTTACTCGACAATGTAATGAATATTTACTGAGAGATGCTGACATGAGAGATGGTACGAATCATTTGCAACTGCCAAGGATTCCATGCTTAGAGCAATTATTGGAATGTAAGCTCGAGGAAGATGACTTGAATGAGCaagttgaataa
- the LOC122860679 gene encoding SCF E3 ubiquitin ligase complex F-box protein grrA-like, with amino-acid sequence MHVPACERLKIALVCKKWKRALNDSWFNVKKLELTYWKYHEFPKCLKKYQTADGKLNFLNSLLDKCGRYLTTLDITAYGHCNIVPVINDCCPNLTKLRLRFIDTNDAMLSNAFTRLSKLKSLTIIFQNMKNKIIPVTLINSLKNVADTLMELNLLNFVNHLDDSCDYPKEFNCVIRELKVMKNLEVAGIRVFEDIYKHIIDNKFLFFFNHTNYLIKPPYLSHPLIHIRTLDLNWCYIKNDGLYTIANTIKWLELLEIPCKFITDDGVVALSKMNNLRYIYLNGHSNITDSSIKLLKNIVKVCLPRSNKITDASVTKLLENSPNIDYLFLHDTSVTVDFVKKAAEISNNRKQLLTFIISFIPDLKQYTSEYFKIYTIENIVKKEKK; translated from the exons ATGCATGTGCCAGCATGTGAGAGACTTAAAATTGCACTGg tatgcaaaaaatggaaaagagCCCTGAATGATTCTTggtttaatgtcaaaaaacttgaattaactTATTGGAAATATCATGAGTTTCCaaagtgtttaaaaaaatatcaaacagcTGAtggaaaattgaattttttaaactcactGCTTGATAAGTGTGGTCGTTATTTAACAACATTAGACATCACAGCTTATGGTCATTGTAACATAGTGCCAGTTATTAATGATTGTTGTCCAAACCTCACAAAACTTCGATTGAGATTCATTGATACTAACGATGCAATGTTATCCAATGCATTTACACGTCTATCTAAACTAAAGTCTTtgacaattatatttcaaaatatgaaaaataaaataatacctgtgactttaataaattcattgaaaaacgtTGCTGATACATTGATGGAActcaatttgttaaattttgtcaATCACTTGGATGACAGTTGTGATTATCCAAAAGAATTTAATTGT gtgATTCGTGAACTGAAAgtcatgaaaaatttagaagTTGCTGGTATACGAGTTTTTGAGGATATATACAAGCATATcatagataataaatttttatttttttttaaccatacTAATTACCTTATAAAACCTCCTTATCTATCACATCCGTTGATACATATCAGAACATTGGATTTGAACTGGTgctatattaaaaatgatggtTTGTATACTATTGCCAATACCATCAAGTGGTTAGAATTATTAGAGATaccttgtaaatttataaccgATGATGGTGTAGTGGCACTTtcaaagatgaataatttacgatatatttatttaaacggtCACAGTAACATCACTGATTCTTCAATAAAATTGCtcaaaaatatagtaaaagtATGTTTACCACGAAGCAATAAAATAACTGATGCTTCAGTCACAAAActtcttgaaaattcaccaaacATTGACTACCTTTTTCTTCACGACACAAGTGTGACTGTTGACTTTGTTAAAAAAGCAGcagaaatatcaaataatcgAAAACAACTTTTGACGttcataatttcatttatacctgatttaaaacaatatacatcggaatattttaaaatatatactattgaaaatatagtaaaaaaagaaaaaaaatag